A part of Paenibacillus sp. IHBB 10380 genomic DNA contains:
- a CDS encoding class I SAM-dependent methyltransferase, with product MLKSLAAITSYRQGDLSIVKQEPWLQIITSAEEVIVNIERIDSIKELTIGNPVLDYVEKTLRILDDLVLSFWVKEILEEVLIWSEVAKGGTVKERIAWQKEGVNLFVHNIGSAELFSRYGNAEVSDRMNVIHSLIATHGLIGQYLRGEVMFAENSPLTELVTQGMLSPQELTDVLIPLNECVIGAVSPELWLSIQPEIEHSIQQIVFGDISDTLAVKDRIRKLRTATIQRGESFEIELKKIEQTIQVDIELALLEHYTLWFVEAALQDFTLEEFIKVFMLVLHSENIQNIRHISFEPLMNTMYYDYKGAKKMNVYKKRIIEKYLQEFSWQLIRSGVTINNQHLKHTTLYKRDLPDTLFFTFEFSAAAEKLIEFCIEAEKSPLYEKAVLLLFDLFDLRRDAYDRFNNEEEYLSDMNQTADYKKVMLQHIVGRKILDIGPGGGIMLDLIEQELPNVKPIGIDISSNVIEALERKKQLEGHTWEVMKGDALALQEYVEKGTIDTVIFSSILHELYSYIPYNGHKFNHDTIAAALTSAYAVLSPGGRIIIRDGIMTEPMDQRRRIVFYEPDGVDWLRRYAKDFAGREIEFEVLSGNEVIMLVNDAMEFLYTYTWGEEAYVHEVQEQFGYFTPSQFHAFIIETLGEEASILVSQHILQAGYTEELSQRIKIMDEQGNEIDLPDSTCLLVIAKPE from the coding sequence ATGCTCAAATCCTTAGCAGCCATTACATCGTATCGTCAAGGTGATTTAAGTATTGTGAAACAGGAGCCTTGGTTACAGATCATAACTTCTGCAGAAGAAGTGATTGTTAACATCGAAAGAATTGACTCCATCAAGGAGCTCACGATAGGGAATCCTGTACTTGATTATGTAGAGAAGACACTTAGAATATTAGATGATCTGGTACTTTCCTTCTGGGTTAAGGAGATTCTAGAAGAAGTATTAATCTGGTCTGAAGTGGCTAAGGGAGGTACGGTTAAAGAAAGAATAGCTTGGCAAAAAGAAGGCGTGAATTTGTTCGTACATAATATAGGTTCAGCTGAGTTATTCAGTAGATATGGAAATGCTGAAGTAAGCGATAGAATGAATGTGATCCATTCGTTAATTGCAACCCATGGATTGATCGGGCAGTATTTGCGTGGTGAAGTTATGTTTGCGGAGAACAGCCCTTTAACAGAGCTGGTTACTCAAGGTATGTTATCGCCACAAGAACTAACAGACGTGTTAATACCCCTAAATGAATGTGTGATTGGTGCGGTTTCACCTGAGTTGTGGCTTAGCATTCAGCCTGAAATTGAACACAGCATTCAGCAAATTGTATTTGGGGATATCTCCGACACTTTAGCTGTGAAGGACCGAATTCGCAAATTGAGAACAGCTACAATCCAACGCGGAGAATCATTCGAAATCGAGCTTAAGAAGATAGAGCAGACAATCCAAGTGGATATAGAATTGGCACTCCTTGAACACTATACATTGTGGTTTGTCGAAGCGGCATTACAAGATTTCACATTGGAAGAATTTATTAAGGTGTTCATGTTAGTCCTTCATAGTGAGAATATACAGAACATTAGACATATCAGCTTCGAGCCACTGATGAACACGATGTATTATGATTATAAAGGTGCTAAGAAAATGAATGTTTATAAAAAACGGATTATTGAGAAGTATTTGCAGGAGTTCTCATGGCAACTTATCCGTAGTGGAGTAACCATAAATAATCAACATCTTAAGCACACCACGTTGTACAAAAGAGATCTCCCCGACACACTCTTCTTTACCTTTGAGTTCTCGGCGGCGGCAGAAAAATTAATTGAATTCTGTATTGAGGCAGAGAAATCACCTCTTTATGAGAAAGCGGTATTACTGTTATTTGATCTATTTGATTTACGTCGAGATGCTTATGATCGGTTCAATAATGAGGAAGAATATTTGTCTGATATGAACCAGACCGCAGACTATAAGAAAGTGATGCTTCAACATATTGTAGGGCGGAAAATATTGGATATTGGTCCTGGTGGTGGGATCATGTTGGATCTTATTGAACAGGAACTCCCGAATGTGAAACCTATCGGAATAGATATATCTTCGAATGTCATCGAAGCTCTGGAAAGGAAGAAACAACTTGAAGGACATACATGGGAAGTAATGAAGGGGGATGCACTTGCCTTACAAGAGTATGTCGAGAAGGGAACGATCGATACTGTCATTTTCTCATCTATTTTGCATGAGCTTTATTCTTATATTCCTTACAATGGACATAAATTTAACCATGATACAATCGCAGCCGCGTTAACAAGTGCCTATGCGGTACTCTCACCAGGCGGACGAATCATTATCCGTGATGGAATTATGACCGAACCTATGGATCAAAGACGAAGAATTGTTTTTTATGAACCCGATGGTGTGGACTGGCTACGTCGTTATGCTAAGGATTTCGCTGGAAGAGAGATTGAGTTCGAGGTATTGAGTGGTAATGAAGTAATCATGCTAGTGAATGATGCTATGGAATTTCTGTACACTTATACTTGGGGAGAAGAAGCTTATGTTCATGAAGTCCAAGAACAATTCGGATATTTTACACCATCACAATTCCATGCGTTCATCATAGAAACACTGGGAGAAGAGGCTAGCATTCTTGTCAGTCAGCATATTCTCCAAGCGGGGTATACAGAGGAGCTTAGTCAACGAATAAAGATCATGGATGAACAAGGGAATGAGATAGATTTGCCCGACAGTACTTGCTTGTTGGTTATAGCTAAGCCGGAGTGA
- a CDS encoding TraX family protein: protein MQWIAMLTMLIDHIGVIFFPDDMTLRMIGRIAFPIYAYALVQGHLHTSNRMQYVSRLFYIALLSQIPYQLALNPKGLNVVVTLFMAAGVLNILDRCSSKVLSGGIILLSCIVMDILPFDYGAYGLLLVVLFRYLSGYTLVAGHFVLNFIYLFYLGWLLQILSILPTMIFVYGPQLWSKLESLRVRKWVWRSFYPLHLIILAIVKLL from the coding sequence ATGCAGTGGATCGCTATGTTGACGATGCTTATTGATCATATTGGGGTTATCTTTTTTCCTGATGATATGACCTTGAGAATGATTGGTAGGATTGCTTTTCCCATCTATGCATATGCGTTGGTACAAGGTCATTTACATACATCGAACCGGATGCAATATGTTTCCCGATTGTTTTATATCGCCCTATTATCCCAAATTCCATATCAATTAGCACTTAATCCTAAGGGTCTTAATGTAGTCGTGACATTATTTATGGCCGCAGGTGTTCTAAATATTCTGGATAGATGTTCATCGAAAGTGTTGTCAGGGGGAATAATCCTACTATCCTGTATCGTCATGGATATCCTCCCATTTGATTATGGGGCATATGGGTTGTTATTAGTTGTATTATTTAGATATCTATCTGGTTATACGTTAGTCGCGGGGCATTTTGTATTAAACTTTATTTATTTATTCTACTTAGGCTGGCTTTTGCAAATTCTCAGTATTTTACCAACCATGATTTTCGTATATGGTCCTCAGCTTTGGAGTAAGTTAGAATCCTTAAGAGTTCGTAAATGGGTGTGGCGTTCCTTCTATCCACTTCACTTAATTATATTAGCTATAGTGAAATTGCTGTAA
- the moaA gene encoding GTP 3',8-cyclase MoaA — MELINLEIKDQYRRTLRDLRISVTDRCNFRCRYCMPEEIFDKDYAFLSKDRILTVDEIVRLAHIFTNLGVQKLRITGGEPLLRKDLPEIIERVAQIPKIEDIALTTNGSLLAKQAQVLKNAGLLRVAISLDALDDDTFMQMNGGRSHVQPVLEGIEAAAEVGLEVKVNMVVQKGKNDDAILPMVEYFRSKGHILRLIEYMDVGNTNGWNWNQVVSKKELLETIYTAWPLKPIEPNYLGEVASRYQFLDGKGEIGIISSVSEAFCSSCTRARLSADGSLYTCLFASKGYDLRTLIRSNATDEEMVTHLINIWHNRHDRYSLDRGKDGHDGEKVEMSHIGG; from the coding sequence ATGGAGTTGATAAACCTGGAGATCAAGGATCAATACAGACGTACTTTAAGGGACTTACGGATTTCCGTGACCGACCGCTGTAATTTTCGTTGTAGATATTGTATGCCAGAAGAAATATTCGATAAGGATTATGCCTTTTTATCTAAAGATCGTATTCTAACTGTAGATGAGATCGTACGGTTAGCTCATATATTTACGAATCTTGGTGTGCAGAAGCTCCGTATTACGGGGGGCGAACCATTATTACGTAAAGATTTACCTGAAATTATTGAACGGGTAGCTCAGATTCCCAAAATTGAGGATATTGCGCTTACAACGAATGGCAGTTTATTGGCTAAGCAAGCACAAGTATTGAAGAATGCCGGTTTATTGCGGGTAGCCATAAGCTTAGATGCATTAGATGATGACACCTTTATGCAAATGAATGGGGGGCGTTCGCATGTGCAACCCGTTCTAGAGGGTATTGAAGCAGCTGCAGAAGTGGGTCTGGAAGTGAAAGTGAACATGGTCGTACAAAAGGGAAAGAATGATGATGCAATCTTACCGATGGTTGAGTATTTTCGCTCTAAGGGTCATATTCTTCGTTTAATCGAATATATGGACGTCGGAAACACCAATGGCTGGAACTGGAATCAAGTGGTGAGTAAGAAGGAACTATTAGAAACCATTTATACAGCATGGCCATTGAAACCTATAGAGCCTAATTATCTAGGGGAGGTAGCCTCTCGATATCAGTTTTTAGATGGAAAAGGCGAGATTGGAATTATTTCATCCGTCAGTGAGGCATTCTGTTCTTCTTGTACCAGAGCTAGATTGTCAGCAGACGGTTCATTATATACTTGTTTATTTGCAAGTAAAGGATATGATCTACGCACGCTCATTCGTTCAAATGCTACAGATGAAGAAATGGTTACACACCTGATTAACATATGGCATAATCGACATGATCGGTATTCGCTGGATAGAGGAAAGGACGGTCACGATGGCGAGAAAGTTGAAATGTCTCACATCGGTGGATAG
- a CDS encoding DUF3139 domain-containing protein — translation MIIFKRLMYIFSILVILVVMLFGFVEFKKHSLKVKVQDYLVTKGYKNEEIQSITTYFSKLPPFSAKVIFSDEPEIIYYYMNDKGIRQYGTPTGQTNSTVKFKHKETDY, via the coding sequence ATGATTATTTTTAAGAGATTAATGTATATTTTTTCTATATTGGTCATTCTTGTAGTGATGCTTTTTGGGTTTGTCGAATTTAAAAAACACTCTCTCAAAGTGAAAGTGCAAGATTATTTAGTAACAAAAGGTTACAAAAATGAAGAGATTCAATCTATCACCACATATTTCTCGAAACTTCCACCTTTTAGCGCGAAAGTTATTTTTAGTGACGAACCGGAAATTATCTACTATTACATGAATGATAAGGGGATAAGACAATATGGCACCCCAACAGGTCAGACTAATTCTACAGTTAAGTTCAAGCACAAAGAAACAGATTATTGA